A stretch of DNA from Sphingomonas sp. SORGH_AS_0879:
GTGCCGACGCTGGTCGCGGTGGGCGACCGCGACCGCATCTGCCTGCCCGCCGATGCCCGCGCCTTATCGGAGCATATCCCGGGCGCGCGCTTCCACGAAATTCGCAACTGCGGCCACCTGGCTCCCATCGAGCGCCCGGGCGAAGTGACCATGCTTTTGCGGGACTGGTTGCAATGGCAAAGGGTTCAGGAGCGATAACGTGCGCGGTGCTCCAATGGTCATGCAGTGCCACTGACCCAATCTCGGTCAGCGAAGTCCGGTCAGAGGGCCCCGCGGGCCGTATCATGCCTGACATCGGGTGGAGCCACCGTCCCGCAATACCCCTTGATGAACGTGAGATGGTCCGGGATCGTCTGCACTTGCCGCGAAAGCTGTTGATCCAGGCCTGCAAGGGAATCATTCAGGGCCTGACGGCTTAGCATGCTCGGAATGCGGTGGTGGGATTTTGGGAAAAGTCCCTGCCCCAGCATGACCGAAACCCAGGAATCGATCTTGAACAGATCGTCCTGCCCCTGCCAGGCTCCCGCGCTTTCGATAAACAGTGCGATGCGTTGCGCCAGTGTCTCGGGCACCGACATCGTCGAGCGACGTTGCCAGAATACCGAGTCCGTCCGCCCCGTCTGCGCATAATGCAGGATGATGAAGTCGCGGATATGCTCCCATTCGTGGCGCGACTGGGCGTTGAACCTAGCCCGAAGGGCCGCGCTGTCCTGACCCTGGAACGGAAAACCCTGGATCAGGCGCATCACCGCGATCATGACCAGATGGATGCTGGTCGACTCCAGCGGCTCGATGAACCCGGCCGCGAGGCCCAGCGCCACGCAATTGGCGCTCCAGGCCTGCCGACGCATCCCGGCGCGGAACTGCAAAGCGCGCGGCTCGAACAGCGGCGTCCCCTCGATTCCGCCAAGCAACGTCGCCGTCGCCTCGTCGTCGCTCATGTCGGCCGAGGAATAGACCAGCCCGTTGCCCACCCGCGTCTGAAGCGGGATGCGCCAGCGCCAACCCGCCCGGTGCGCGATGGCGCGGGTATAGGGGACCGGGGAGGAGACGGCTTCGGTCTGGACGGCCAGCGCGCGGTCGCAGGCCAGCCACTCGCTCCAATCCTCGAAGCCCGTCTCCAGCGCGCCTTCGATCAGCAACGCGCGAAAGCCGGTGCAGTCGAGGAACAGGTCCCCCTCGACCCGCTCGCCCGATACCAGGTGCAGTGCGGCGATGTCGCCGCCCTCACCGTCGCGCTCGATCCTGGCGATGCGTCCCTCGACCCGGCGCACCCCGGCCGGTTCGGCGATACCACGCAGGAAGCGGGCATAGGCGGTGGCGTCGAGATGATAGGCATAGGCCAGGGTTCCCGCCTCGTCCCGACCGAACCGGCCCGCCTCCGCCGCCCGCGCTTCGAGCGAATAGTCGGTGTACGCGCCGCCAAAGCCGTGCCGCCTGGCCTCCAGCCAGAAATGCTGGAAATCGGCGATCGCCACCGATCGGCCGACCGTCCCAAACGGGTGGAAATAGCGTGCGCCGTCCGGCCCCCAATTCTCGAACGCGATGCCCAGCTTGAAGGTCGCCTGGGTCGCCTTCATGAACGCGGCCTCGTCGATGCCCAGAAAGGCATGGAAGCTGCGCGCCGTCGGGATGGTGGACTCGCCGACACCGACGATGCCGATCTCGTCGGATTCGACCAGCGTGACATCGACCAGCGGCCCCAACTGCCGCACCAGCGCCGTCGCCGCCAGCCACCCCGCCGTCCCGCCTCCGGCGATGACGACACGAGTCGGCGGATAGGGATGGCTCATCGGTTCAGCCTTTGCAGAAGATAGGCGCGAAGCCGCCGCGCCATGGCCCCGTCGAGCGGCGCGAGCGGGCCGTGCGACGCCGGGGGCAGATGAGCGACGACCGCTTCGCTGTCGCCGAAGACATAATGGTCGAAGATCGCCCGCCAGGCCTGCTTCTCCGCCGCTGGTCGATCGCGCAGCGACAGCATCGCATGCATCACACTATCCATTGGCGTGTCGAGATAGTCCGGCGCCGCGTTCCACCAGTAGTTGACGAGGATGTTGAACGCCTCCAGCGCCTGGACATGGTGCCACCACAGCGCCGGATAGATCAGCAGGTCACCGGGTTCGAGCTCGGCCACCACGGCATGGGTCATGGCATCGGCGAAACGGGGATAGCGATCCAGATCGGGCCGCGCGAAATCGACCATGCTGACCACCTGCCCGCCCGGCGTCGGGGCGAGCGGACCGGGATAGAGATTGCCGATCTGATCGGGAGGAAACAGCGTGAAGCGGCGTCGGCCGACGGCGCAGATCGCCGCGTTGTTCGCCATGTCGTAATGCGCCGAGGCGATGGTCCGGTTGCCGATCCAGATACCGGCCAGCGGCGGGTGGCGTTGGAACAGCCCGCCGGACGGGATCAGATCATTCTCCAGGCGGAAACCCGGCAGATAAGCGTCGAGATCGGTCGACCCCATATAGAGCGCGGGCGCATCCCCCGGCCCGTCGCCCCCCTCCAGCAACTGCGCCAGGAACGCGCGCAGGGGCAGGGTCTGTGTCTGGAAATTCAGTCCGGTGACCGTTTCGTCATAGTGGAAACGCCCCCGTATCGCGGCGTCACCCACATAGCCGGTCACCGGTCGCCCGCGATCGAAGCGCAGGAGATAGTCGGCAGCCGCCTGGGGGGAAACACGCCCCGCATGGACCAGCGGCCAGTTCGCCGCATAGCCCCGCAGGATGACCGGCTCGTTGCGCTCGACGAGCGCGGCCAGGTCGGGCGCGTCCGTGTCCGCCAGCTCGCGGGCAAGACGCGCGGCGGGCAGGCGGTCAGCCATGCGCATCGCCGGCCAGCTTGCGATCGATCAGATGGCGCAGATTGCCCAGCGAGGACGCGATCCAGAACGCCGGGCGCAGATAGTCGCGCGCATGGAGATCGCCCAAGGCCCCGGTCTCCAGAGCCGCCAGCCGCGCGGTGTCGATCGTCAGGCAATCCGGCACATTGTACCGCCGCCCCTCGTCCAGATCGAGTTGCAGGACGGCGGGCGTCAGCAGGTCGAGCGCGGCCCAGGCGTCATACATTGCCCGCTCGGTCTGCACGCCCTCATAAATGCGTTGCAGCATGACCGAGACATGGTCGAGCAGCGGCGCATTGCCGCCATGTTCGCGAAAGACGGGAATGCCGTCGGCAGTCAGTCGCGGATGCTCGGGGTCGAGGTAGACCATCGGCTCGCCCGTGGCGTCATGACCGATCGAAAACGGTCCGCGCGCACGGGTCGCCGGGATATATCGGGCGTCCCAGTGGTCGCCCTTCAGAAACAGGTTTTCGTCCGGGTCGAGGCCGAGGAGAATGGTGGCATACAGCACACCATCCTCGTCGCGCCGCAGCAATATGGCGTATTCGCGCTGAAGCTCCTCGAACTCGGCCGGAAACACGCGCGTCTGGTTGATCGCGTCGCCGAAACGGGCGTGATGACCGATCGCGACACGAAGGTCGCGATGGTCGATATTGTTGAGCAGGACAGGTGCGGCCATGATCGCCCCATGTACCCGGAAGGCCGCGGGGGGGACAGCGGCCTTCCGAGTTTCGCGAATTCAGAAGCGATAGCGGGCGCCGACCAGATAGCGGGCGGAGCCTTCCGCCAGATACCAGGTGTTCATGCGATCGCGGCCATAGGTCTGGACGCCCTCCTCGGTCAGGTTGATCGCCTCGAAGCCGAGCGCGAAGCGCGGCGTCAGGTCGAAGCTCATCGACAGGTCGAGTTGGCCGTAGGGCGCGGTGAAGACCGGATTGCGATCGCCGCCACGATTGATATCGCTCAGGAACTTGTCGCGCCAATTGTACGACAGGCGCATCGAAATGCCGTTCTTGTCGTAGATCAGCGTGGCATTGGCGGTGTCCGACAGGCCGACCAGCGCAAAGGTGTTCACGCTGGGATCGGCGGCGATATCGATGCCGATATTCCCACGGACGAGCGTGTAGCTTGCGGCGACGCCGAAGCCCGTCTCGCCCAGGAAATATTGCCCGGCCAGCTCGACGCCGTAGATATGCGCGTCGCGGTTGTTGATCGGGGTGTTCACCGCGAAGTTGAACAGCGGATCGCTGGCATTGGGGCTGATGTCGACCTGGCTGAGGATCGAGTCCACGAAGCCCTGGTTCAGCGCGCGGCTCTGCGTGTTGTAATTGGCCGCGAACTGCGCGTTGGCCGCCGCGACATTGCCCGCATTCTGCTGGAGCAGCGCGGTATAGGTGAACAGGTTCACGTCGGTGATGTCGGCGCCGAAGGTGTTGGTCAGTTGCTCCCGCGCCGTGCCCGACCGCGTACCCGCCTGCCCCGATGTCGCGTCGCGCAGGCCGAACAGGTTGCGGTTGACGACCGTGTTGCCGATGAAGTTATGCACCCGCTTGTCGAAGAAGCCCGCCGACAGGAAGACGTCCTTGCGCGGATACCATTCGACCGACAGGTCGATATTGTCCGACGACAGCGGCAGCAGGCCGGTATTGTTGGACGATCCGGTCGCGATGCCGCCGATCGCGGTCGGCCGCCCCGGTGCACCGACGCCGGTCGAGGCGAAGAGGTTGCCATAGGGCGCACGCGAGATCGTCTTGCTATACGAAGCGCGCGCGAACAGATTGTCCATCACCTCGATCTTCGCGTCCACCGCGGGCAGCCAGTTGCTATAGGATCCGCGCGCCGAGATGGCCTGCTGATCGGTGCTGTTCTGGACGACGAAGTCGTTGTCCGCCGTCCAGACGATCGCCAGCGGCACCGGCTGGAGCGAGACGGCGCGCACCTTGGTATTCTCGTAGCGCAGGCCCGCCACCACTTGCGCGTTGCGGCCGAACACCTGCCCGTTCCAGCTCGCCTGAAGATAGCCGGACCAGATATTCTCGCGCACCGAATTGTCGCTGTTCGCGTCGATATTGTTCCGGTGGTCGACCCCGTCATTCGTCACGCCGGAATAGTAATTGTACAGCGTGTTGTAGAGCTTGGTCGCATCCTCGGTGCGGAACGCGACCTGGGTGTTCGCGTCGGCATTCGGATTGTTATGCTCGAACTTGCAGGTATTGCAGAACTGGAAGACCTGCCCCGGTGCCAGCCGCGCGATATCGGGCGGCAGCGAGTTGCCCCAGTCGCCCAGGACCTGGCGCGTGTTGAACTGGGTCTGGCGGGTGGTGGTGGTGCGATAATCGGCACCCGCATCGAGCCGGATCTGGTCGGTGAAGTCCCAGGCGGCATCGGCCCGCAATTCGCGGATCCGCTGCGTCTGGTTGGAGGCGAACTGGCGCTGCACCGCGCTCGCCAGATCGCCGACGTCCAGTACGCCGTTATTGTTGCCCTTGATGAAGGGCTGGCCGGTCGGGGTCGTGCTCTGCGTACCGTCGTTGATCGTCAGCGTTTGCTGCGGGAAGCCGTGATCGGTCCAGCGCAGCGTATGGCCGGTTACGACCGGCGCGTTGATCGCGACGGTGGTCGAGGTCTGTCCGTTGGGATTGTCGGGCAGGCTCTGCGCCTCGCCGATATGACCGTCGATCGTCAGGGTGAAGCGATCGCTCGGCTTCCATTCGATGTTGCCGCCGACATCGTACAGCCGGTTCTTCTGCGCGCGATAGGCCTGTTCAAAGGCCGCATCCTTCACGCCGTTGATCGACTCCGCGAGGAATTCGGTGGTGGCGATGCCGTTGCTGGCATCGTCGAACGTCACCTCGCTGAACGGCCGGTTGAACCAGTTGGACTGGCTCGATCGACGCTCCGACTGGCGCAACTGGGCATAGAGGCCGTCGGCGGTGAAGGTCAGCGTGTCGGTCGGGCGGAATTGCAGGATCGCCTGTCCGTTGATCCGCTCGCGGCTGGCCTCGGAGAAGTGATAGCGGAAGTCGTTGGGCACCGAGACCAGCGGGTTGCCGGTCGGGCGGTTGTTGATCTTGGTCGCCGCGTTTACGAAACCGTTGGACGGGTTCAGGAAATCGTTGAGCGAGCGGATATTCCAATTGTCCGGCGCCACGCTCGCGAAGCTGAAGTTGCGCTTCTGGTAGCTACCGAACAGCGACACGCCCACGCGCTTTTCGCTGTCGGACCAACTGACCGTGCCCGAGGCTTCGGGCGTGACGCGCGCGCCGCAGTCGATGCAGTCGGCCGAGCTGTTGTCATAGCTGCCCTTGACGCCCAGCGACCCGACCAGCCCGGTATCGGCATTGTCGAGCGGGCGGCGGCTGACCACGTTGACCGTTGCGCCGATGCCGCCCGAGGGGATCGCGGCGCGCCCGGTCTTGTAGACCTCCAGCGTCTTCACCCCTTCCGAGGCGAGGTTCGAGAAGTCGAACGAGCGCCCGAAGCCGCCCGCGCCGTCACCGCCCTGGTCGCCGCCGACCGCGACGATGTTGGACGTCGCCAACTGGCGGCCGTTGAGTGTGACGAGGTTATATTGCGCGCCGAAACCGCGCACGGTGACGGTCGAGCCCTCGCCGTTGCGCCGGTCGATCGAAACGCCGGTGATGCGCTGCAGCGACTCGGCGAGGTTGGTATTGGCGAACTTGCCGATATCCTCCGCGCTGATCGCATCGACGACACCGTTCGAGTCGCGCTTGATGGCGATCGAGCGTTCCAGCGAGGCGCGAACCCCGGTGACGACGATGTCGCCGGAGCTGGTTTCGGGCTGGGGATTGGTCGGGCTCGCCTCACCCGGCGGGAGTGTCTGGCTGCCGGTATCGGCCTGGGGCGTACCCTGTTGCGGATCGATCGGCGCGGTCTGCGCCTGGCCCTGCGAGGCCAGCAGCAATCCCGCCGTCAGCCCTAGAACCGATGTCGAGCGCACGAGCACGCGTGCAAGCGTCTTCCCCTTCATCCCACCTCTCCCTTTGCGGTTATCTCACGCCGCATGTGCACCGACGATTTCGGCTAATTATTTTCTTTATAGTTCATTGCTATACCGACCGACATCGGTGTCAATCGAATTGCCGCGACGGCGCGGCACCCCGATCAATCAACCCGGCGACTGTGCCCCCGCCGCCACACTCACCTCTCCATTCGCGACCGGGCTCTGCGCGTCCGTGGCAAGGGTCAGGCGATAGCGGCCCGGCGCGACCGCCCATCCACGACC
This window harbors:
- a CDS encoding tryptophan halogenase family protein — encoded protein: MSHPYPPTRVVIAGGGTAGWLAATALVRQLGPLVDVTLVESDEIGIVGVGESTIPTARSFHAFLGIDEAAFMKATQATFKLGIAFENWGPDGARYFHPFGTVGRSVAIADFQHFWLEARRHGFGGAYTDYSLEARAAEAGRFGRDEAGTLAYAYHLDATAYARFLRGIAEPAGVRRVEGRIARIERDGEGGDIAALHLVSGERVEGDLFLDCTGFRALLIEGALETGFEDWSEWLACDRALAVQTEAVSSPVPYTRAIAHRAGWRWRIPLQTRVGNGLVYSSADMSDDEATATLLGGIEGTPLFEPRALQFRAGMRRQAWSANCVALGLAAGFIEPLESTSIHLVMIAVMRLIQGFPFQGQDSAALRARFNAQSRHEWEHIRDFIILHYAQTGRTDSVFWQRRSTMSVPETLAQRIALFIESAGAWQGQDDLFKIDSWVSVMLGQGLFPKSHHRIPSMLSRQALNDSLAGLDQQLSRQVQTIPDHLTFIKGYCGTVAPPDVRHDTARGAL
- a CDS encoding cupin-like domain-containing protein, whose translation is MADRLPAARLARELADTDAPDLAALVERNEPVILRGYAANWPLVHAGRVSPQAAADYLLRFDRGRPVTGYVGDAAIRGRFHYDETVTGLNFQTQTLPLRAFLAQLLEGGDGPGDAPALYMGSTDLDAYLPGFRLENDLIPSGGLFQRHPPLAGIWIGNRTIASAHYDMANNAAICAVGRRRFTLFPPDQIGNLYPGPLAPTPGGQVVSMVDFARPDLDRYPRFADAMTHAVVAELEPGDLLIYPALWWHHVQALEAFNILVNYWWNAAPDYLDTPMDSVMHAMLSLRDRPAAEKQAWRAIFDHYVFGDSEAVVAHLPPASHGPLAPLDGAMARRLRAYLLQRLNR
- a CDS encoding SapC family protein; translated protein: MAAPVLLNNIDHRDLRVAIGHHARFGDAINQTRVFPAEFEELQREYAILLRRDEDGVLYATILLGLDPDENLFLKGDHWDARYIPATRARGPFSIGHDATGEPMVYLDPEHPRLTADGIPVFREHGGNAPLLDHVSVMLQRIYEGVQTERAMYDAWAALDLLTPAVLQLDLDEGRRYNVPDCLTIDTARLAALETGALGDLHARDYLRPAFWIASSLGNLRHLIDRKLAGDAHG
- a CDS encoding TonB-dependent receptor, with the protein product MKGKTLARVLVRSTSVLGLTAGLLLASQGQAQTAPIDPQQGTPQADTGSQTLPPGEASPTNPQPETSSGDIVVTGVRASLERSIAIKRDSNGVVDAISAEDIGKFANTNLAESLQRITGVSIDRRNGEGSTVTVRGFGAQYNLVTLNGRQLATSNIVAVGGDQGGDGAGGFGRSFDFSNLASEGVKTLEVYKTGRAAIPSGGIGATVNVVSRRPLDNADTGLVGSLGVKGSYDNSSADCIDCGARVTPEASGTVSWSDSEKRVGVSLFGSYQKRNFSFASVAPDNWNIRSLNDFLNPSNGFVNAATKINNRPTGNPLVSVPNDFRYHFSEASRERINGQAILQFRPTDTLTFTADGLYAQLRQSERRSSQSNWFNRPFSEVTFDDASNGIATTEFLAESINGVKDAAFEQAYRAQKNRLYDVGGNIEWKPSDRFTLTIDGHIGEAQSLPDNPNGQTSTTVAINAPVVTGHTLRWTDHGFPQQTLTINDGTQSTTPTGQPFIKGNNNGVLDVGDLASAVQRQFASNQTQRIRELRADAAWDFTDQIRLDAGADYRTTTTRQTQFNTRQVLGDWGNSLPPDIARLAPGQVFQFCNTCKFEHNNPNADANTQVAFRTEDATKLYNTLYNYYSGVTNDGVDHRNNIDANSDNSVRENIWSGYLQASWNGQVFGRNAQVVAGLRYENTKVRAVSLQPVPLAIVWTADNDFVVQNSTDQQAISARGSYSNWLPAVDAKIEVMDNLFARASYSKTISRAPYGNLFASTGVGAPGRPTAIGGIATGSSNNTGLLPLSSDNIDLSVEWYPRKDVFLSAGFFDKRVHNFIGNTVVNRNLFGLRDATSGQAGTRSGTAREQLTNTFGADITDVNLFTYTALLQQNAGNVAAANAQFAANYNTQSRALNQGFVDSILSQVDISPNASDPLFNFAVNTPINNRDAHIYGVELAGQYFLGETGFGVAASYTLVRGNIGIDIAADPSVNTFALVGLSDTANATLIYDKNGISMRLSYNWRDKFLSDINRGGDRNPVFTAPYGQLDLSMSFDLTPRFALGFEAINLTEEGVQTYGRDRMNTWYLAEGSARYLVGARYRF